Proteins from one Caulobacter sp. 73W genomic window:
- the glnA gene encoding type I glutamate--ammonia ligase, with product MSTAQKILSEIKEKEVKYVDVRFTDVRGKMQHVTFDIDLVDEDFLNDGTMFDGSSIAGWKAINESDMKLRPDLESAYIDPFYQQTTLCLFCDVLNPDTNEPYNRDPRSIAKKALSYVKSSGVGDTVYFGPEAEFFIFDDVKWDTSPHNTGYSYNSVELPTNTGRAYPEGNMGHRPGPKGGYFPVNPIDSGQDLRGEMLAVMGELGMKPEKHHHEVAPAQHELGLKFDTMVTMADRLQLYKYVIHNVAHAYGKTATFMAKPMFGDNGSGMHVHQSIWGNGKPLFAGDKYAGLSDLCLWYIGGIIKHAKAINAFSNSTTNSYKRLVPGYEAPVKLAYSSRNRSASIRIPHVDSPKAKRLEARFPDPMGNPYLTFVALLMAGLDGIENKIDPGAPADKNLYDLPPREQKKIPEVCGSLREALEALDKDRAFLKKGGVMDDDFIDSYIELKMEEVMRLQLHPHPVEFDMYYKC from the coding sequence ATGAGCACGGCCCAGAAGATCCTTTCCGAGATCAAGGAAAAGGAAGTCAAATACGTTGACGTCCGCTTCACCGACGTTCGCGGCAAGATGCAGCACGTCACCTTCGACATCGACCTGGTCGACGAGGACTTCCTCAACGACGGCACGATGTTCGACGGCTCGTCCATCGCCGGTTGGAAGGCGATCAACGAGTCCGACATGAAGCTGCGTCCGGACCTGGAAAGCGCTTACATCGACCCGTTCTACCAGCAGACCACGCTGTGCCTGTTCTGCGACGTGCTGAACCCCGACACCAACGAGCCGTACAACCGCGACCCGCGCTCCATCGCCAAGAAGGCGCTGAGCTACGTGAAGTCGTCGGGCGTGGGCGACACCGTCTACTTCGGCCCGGAAGCCGAGTTCTTCATCTTCGACGACGTGAAGTGGGACACCTCGCCCCACAACACCGGCTACTCCTATAACTCGGTCGAACTGCCGACCAACACGGGCCGCGCCTATCCGGAAGGCAATATGGGCCACCGCCCGGGGCCCAAGGGCGGCTACTTCCCGGTGAACCCGATCGACAGCGGCCAGGACCTGCGCGGCGAAATGCTGGCGGTCATGGGCGAGCTGGGCATGAAGCCGGAAAAGCACCACCACGAAGTGGCGCCCGCCCAGCACGAGCTCGGCCTGAAGTTCGACACCATGGTCACCATGGCCGACCGCCTGCAGCTCTATAAGTACGTGATCCACAACGTGGCCCACGCCTACGGCAAGACGGCCACCTTCATGGCCAAGCCGATGTTCGGCGACAACGGTTCGGGCATGCACGTCCACCAGTCGATCTGGGGCAACGGCAAGCCGCTGTTCGCCGGCGACAAGTACGCCGGCCTGTCGGACCTGTGCCTGTGGTACATCGGCGGCATCATCAAGCACGCCAAGGCGATCAACGCGTTCTCGAACTCCACGACGAACTCGTACAAGCGCCTGGTGCCGGGCTACGAAGCCCCGGTGAAGCTGGCCTATTCGTCGCGCAACCGCTCGGCGTCGATCCGCATCCCGCACGTGGACAGCCCGAAGGCCAAGCGTCTGGAAGCCCGCTTCCCCGACCCGATGGGCAACCCCTACCTGACCTTCGTGGCACTGCTGATGGCCGGCCTCGACGGGATCGAGAACAAGATCGATCCGGGCGCGCCCGCCGACAAGAACCTGTACGACCTGCCGCCCCGCGAGCAGAAGAAGATCCCGGAAGTCTGCGGCTCGCTCCGCGAGGCTCTGGAAGCCCTCGACAAGGACCGCGCCTTCCTCAAGAAGGGCGGCGTCATGGATGACGACTTCATCGACAGCTACATCGAGCTGAAGATGGAAGAAGTGATGCGCCTGCAATTGCACCCGCACCCGGTCGAATTCGACATGTACTACAAGTGCTAA
- a CDS encoding P-II family nitrogen regulator codes for MKKIEAVIKPFKLDEVKEALQEMGVQGMTVLEAKGYGRQKGHTELYRGAEYVVDFLPKIKIEVVVEDAQASAAIEAVIGAARTGRIGDGKIFVSDIVDVIRIRTGENGAAAV; via the coding sequence ATGAAGAAGATCGAAGCCGTCATCAAACCCTTCAAGCTCGATGAGGTGAAGGAAGCGCTCCAGGAGATGGGCGTTCAAGGCATGACGGTGCTGGAAGCCAAGGGCTACGGCCGCCAGAAGGGCCATACCGAGCTCTATCGCGGCGCCGAGTACGTCGTGGACTTCCTGCCCAAGATCAAGATCGAGGTGGTGGTCGAGGACGCCCAGGCGTCCGCCGCCATCGAGGCCGTCATCGGCGCCGCCCGCACCGGGCGCATCGGCGACGGCAAGATTTTCGTTTCGGACATCGTGGACGTGATCCGCATCCGAACGGGAGAAAACGGCGCGGCCGCCGTCTGA
- a CDS encoding acetyl-CoA acetyltransferase translates to MLEDTPVLIGSGQFTHRGSAADSPSPLELLKIAAKSAASDAGLSEADLAGIDALAVVGFSIDAPGGLSRLPVPRLLNPPASLARALGAAPAVHMYTYTGGNTPQMLVNQFAERISRGEVELGLVAGAEFLGSLMKRLKGGLGFGPDWSDDVAEAPNMVGDPRPGATEHEEAHGLAFPTNTYPLFENALRARDGRSIPEHQQRIGELFAPFTRVAAGNPNAWFPVERSAEELMTVTPANRLVGFPYPKYVNSILEVDQSAAVLIASVRKARELGVPEDRWVFLHGCADAADLWNLLDRQDYHSSPAIRLTGERALGMAGIDLADIDLFDIYSCFPSAVQIAAEELGLSINDPRGLTVTGGLPYFGGPGNNYAMHGIAEMMSRLRARPGAYGLCTANGWHLTKQSVGVYSTRPVEGAWKREDPKVIQAQVDALPHPPVVERPQGRAAIETYTVIHSREGYRMGIVIGRDEKGRRFVANTPEDEATLRGLEAVESVGRSGTVGPHPDGVRNLFVPD, encoded by the coding sequence ATGCTGGAAGACACGCCGGTTCTTATCGGTTCGGGCCAATTCACGCATCGCGGCTCGGCGGCGGATTCACCATCACCGCTCGAACTGCTGAAGATTGCGGCGAAATCAGCCGCCTCCGACGCCGGCCTTTCGGAGGCTGATCTTGCCGGGATCGACGCTTTGGCGGTCGTCGGTTTCTCGATCGATGCGCCGGGCGGCCTCTCGCGCCTGCCGGTTCCGCGTCTGCTTAACCCTCCGGCCAGTCTGGCGCGTGCTCTCGGCGCGGCGCCTGCTGTCCATATGTACACATATACCGGCGGCAATACGCCTCAGATGCTGGTCAATCAGTTCGCCGAACGGATCAGCCGCGGCGAGGTTGAACTGGGCCTGGTCGCCGGGGCGGAGTTCCTCGGCTCGCTGATGAAGCGGCTTAAGGGCGGGCTGGGCTTTGGGCCGGACTGGAGCGACGACGTCGCCGAAGCCCCGAACATGGTCGGCGATCCCCGGCCTGGCGCGACTGAGCACGAGGAAGCGCACGGTCTGGCCTTTCCCACCAACACCTATCCGCTGTTCGAGAACGCGTTGCGAGCCAGGGACGGACGCTCGATCCCAGAGCACCAGCAGCGGATCGGCGAGCTGTTCGCGCCCTTCACCCGCGTGGCCGCGGGCAATCCCAACGCCTGGTTCCCGGTCGAACGCTCCGCCGAAGAGCTGATGACCGTGACGCCGGCCAATCGTCTCGTCGGCTTTCCCTATCCGAAATACGTCAACTCGATCCTGGAGGTGGACCAGTCCGCCGCCGTCCTGATCGCCAGCGTCCGCAAGGCGCGCGAGCTGGGCGTGCCCGAGGATCGCTGGGTCTTCCTGCACGGCTGCGCTGATGCGGCGGATCTGTGGAACCTGCTGGACCGGCAGGACTACCATTCCAGCCCGGCCATCCGCCTGACGGGGGAGCGGGCGCTGGGCATGGCCGGGATCGACCTGGCCGACATCGACCTGTTCGACATCTATTCCTGCTTCCCGTCCGCCGTGCAGATCGCGGCGGAGGAGTTGGGCCTGTCCATCAACGATCCGCGCGGCCTGACGGTGACTGGCGGCCTGCCGTACTTCGGCGGCCCCGGGAACAACTACGCCATGCACGGGATCGCGGAGATGATGAGCCGTCTGCGCGCGCGGCCGGGCGCCTATGGCCTCTGCACCGCCAACGGCTGGCACCTGACCAAGCAGTCGGTCGGCGTCTATTCGACCCGGCCGGTCGAGGGGGCCTGGAAGCGGGAAGATCCGAAGGTCATCCAGGCCCAGGTAGACGCCCTGCCGCATCCGCCTGTTGTTGAACGGCCGCAGGGGCGGGCTGCGATCGAGACCTACACCGTCATCCACTCACGCGAAGGCTATCGTATGGGCATCGTCATCGGCCGGGACGAGAAAGGGCGTCGCTTCGTCGCCAACACCCCCGAGGACGAGGCGACCCTGCGCGGGCTGGAGGCGGTGGAGTCCGTCGGCCGCTCCGGGACCGTCGGCCCGCATCCCGACGGCGTGCGCAACCTCTTCGTTCCGGACTGA
- a CDS encoding histidine phosphatase family protein encodes MIRMIRHGKPASTWGGADDDPGLDEVGQAQARAAAEALMALSPAERPTRVISSPLRRCRETAQPFADALGMAMEIDPRVGEIPTPKALTGEERPGWLRAAFGARWGEIEGDLDYADWAAGVAAAVAEYEGCAVFSHFVALNAAVGTAIGDDRAVVFRPDHASITVFEIKDGRLRLVEQGAEASTQVL; translated from the coding sequence ATGATCCGCATGATCCGACACGGCAAGCCGGCCTCCACCTGGGGCGGAGCGGATGACGATCCGGGCCTGGACGAGGTCGGGCAGGCGCAGGCGCGGGCCGCCGCCGAGGCGTTGATGGCCTTGTCGCCAGCCGAGCGGCCGACCCGCGTGATCAGCTCGCCGCTGCGCCGCTGCCGCGAGACGGCCCAACCCTTCGCCGACGCTTTGGGCATGGCGATGGAGATCGATCCGCGCGTTGGCGAAATCCCGACGCCGAAGGCGCTGACTGGCGAGGAGCGTCCCGGCTGGTTGCGCGCCGCCTTCGGCGCCCGCTGGGGCGAAATCGAGGGGGATCTGGACTACGCCGACTGGGCCGCGGGCGTCGCCGCGGCGGTCGCAGAGTACGAGGGCTGCGCGGTCTTCAGTCATTTCGTGGCCCTGAACGCGGCGGTGGGCACGGCGATCGGCGATGATCGCGCCGTGGTCTTCCGCCCCGATCACGCCTCGATCACCGTGTTCGAGATCAAAGACGGACGGCTTCGCCTGGTTGAACAGGGAGCGGAGGCGTCCACTCAGGTATTGTGA
- a CDS encoding NAD(P)H-hydrate dehydratase, with translation MADMLRNDPDLWLPLFPWPPADAHKHARGRMVVVSGDAWSTGAPRLAARAGLRIGAGVVTMLSPTEALASHAAHLEAVMLRGFEEPGQLAELAESADAAVIGPAAGVGERTTLNLFALTATGVALVIDADALTSFQEDPDNLFSVLDRDDVLTPHPGEFGRLFPGLLEEKGREEAAREAAARAGAVVILKGPETVIAAPDGRAAVNPNGSPWLATAGTGDVLAGFCAGLIAQGMPSFEAACAAVWLHAQCAGAFGPGLISEDLPNLVPAALNALFVAKVGR, from the coding sequence ATGGCCGACATGCTCCGCAACGATCCCGACCTCTGGCTGCCGCTCTTTCCGTGGCCGCCCGCCGATGCGCACAAGCACGCCCGGGGGCGAATGGTCGTTGTCAGCGGCGACGCCTGGAGCACCGGAGCCCCGCGGCTGGCGGCGCGGGCGGGCCTGCGGATCGGGGCGGGCGTAGTGACCATGCTGTCGCCGACCGAGGCCCTGGCTTCGCACGCCGCTCACCTGGAGGCGGTCATGCTGCGCGGCTTCGAAGAGCCGGGTCAGTTGGCGGAACTGGCCGAAAGCGCCGACGCTGCGGTGATCGGCCCGGCGGCGGGGGTAGGGGAGCGCACGACGCTCAACCTCTTCGCCCTGACGGCCACCGGCGTGGCCCTGGTCATCGACGCCGACGCCCTGACCAGTTTCCAGGAAGATCCAGACAACCTGTTCTCAGTCCTTGACCGCGACGACGTGCTGACGCCGCATCCGGGTGAGTTCGGGCGGCTGTTTCCGGGCCTGCTGGAAGAGAAGGGCCGGGAAGAGGCGGCGCGTGAGGCGGCTGCACGGGCCGGCGCGGTGGTGATACTCAAGGGGCCAGAGACGGTGATCGCGGCGCCCGACGGGCGGGCGGCCGTAAACCCGAACGGTTCGCCCTGGCTGGCGACGGCGGGAACGGGCGACGTGCTAGCCGGCTTCTGCGCCGGCCTGATCGCTCAGGGCATGCCCAGCTTCGAGGCGGCCTGCGCGGCGGTCTGGCTGCATGCTCAATGCGCAGGCGCCTTTGGTCCGGGTTTGATCTCCGAGGACCTTCCGAACCTGGTTCCTGCCGCCCTGAATGCGCTGTTCGTCGCAAAAGTCGGGCGATAG
- a CDS encoding TonB-dependent receptor: protein MKLKSYRRHILATAAMLAVPGLAFAEVAAEAGADAAADQGVLVDDLIVTATKRETNLRETPIAIAVIGAETMKAAQVQSLLDIASSVPTLRMTTFESRSTALTVGIRGIVPNDANQPAREQGVGVYLDGVYLGRQQGLNAGILDLERIEVLRGPQGTLFGRNTEGGAVSMVTRRPTGEYGLRATAGVSNFNGYNADAHLDLPEIAGVSIKIDAALQHRDETTKNPMEGQLGWNYLDREGLRVSAMWRPIEGFEALYAYDTARSESTPFLSQLVNYNPLGLPVSTVFPRPSGTISPLPPGIGVHPDRQKVADAGVPQQASIDEISGHSLHMKYEVNPNLEIRSITAFREVWVEQYDNAGGPNRPPVFQPNAPEGNSARNFSRYSLSDMEQFQRSQEFQFVGSAFEDRLDYVVGLYYFNEKAWEEAATPSTLTYVGSNGNYVVRDPKTAGITRGFRAIDRGSVAKSTSKGIYVHTVYNPPILNDQMKITLGGRYTSDDKEGTLYKVSNTARNFQFELEENRFDPTVTIGFDVTPDINVYGTFSTGYRAGGANSRSLSYAPFELEEVESFEIGLKALLLDRFNVNLALFDMNRTNTQIEFTLVAPDPVTGNTRNTVETVNAPGTSDIRGLEFDVSGRITENLRASFAYAYTETNVPDARNPFPASANCPACGTIQPVYIIYTPKHALSGSLDYVQPLEFADLRLHLDANFSTGTQSFEQSPEKTDDAFVVNARASLANWQVAEGQNITVSVWSRNLLNNDYIYRRSTEGRSGSNAIGDYANFNEPRTFGLEISLKY from the coding sequence ATGAAGCTCAAATCCTATCGCCGTCACATCCTCGCAACGGCCGCAATGCTCGCCGTTCCGGGCCTGGCATTCGCTGAAGTCGCCGCCGAAGCCGGCGCTGACGCCGCCGCGGATCAGGGCGTCCTGGTCGACGACCTGATCGTCACCGCGACCAAGCGCGAGACGAACCTGCGCGAAACCCCGATCGCCATCGCCGTCATCGGCGCCGAGACGATGAAGGCCGCTCAGGTCCAGTCGCTTCTCGACATCGCCAGCAGCGTTCCCACCCTGCGTATGACCACCTTCGAGTCGCGCTCGACCGCGCTGACCGTCGGCATCCGCGGCATCGTGCCGAACGACGCCAACCAGCCCGCCCGCGAGCAGGGCGTCGGCGTCTATCTGGACGGCGTCTATCTGGGCCGCCAGCAAGGCCTGAACGCCGGCATCCTCGACCTCGAGCGCATCGAAGTCCTGCGCGGCCCGCAAGGCACGCTGTTCGGTCGTAACACCGAAGGCGGCGCGGTCAGCATGGTCACCCGCCGCCCGACCGGCGAGTACGGCCTGCGCGCCACCGCCGGCGTCAGCAACTTCAACGGCTACAACGCCGACGCCCACCTGGATCTGCCTGAGATCGCCGGCGTCAGCATCAAGATCGACGCGGCCCTTCAGCACCGCGACGAGACCACCAAGAACCCGATGGAAGGCCAGCTGGGCTGGAACTACCTTGATCGCGAAGGCCTGCGCGTCTCGGCGATGTGGCGCCCGATCGAGGGCTTCGAAGCCCTGTACGCCTACGACACCGCCCGCAGCGAATCGACGCCGTTCCTCAGCCAGCTGGTGAACTACAATCCGCTGGGCCTGCCGGTCTCGACCGTGTTCCCGCGTCCGAGCGGCACGATCTCGCCGCTGCCCCCGGGCATCGGCGTGCACCCCGACCGCCAGAAGGTGGCTGACGCGGGCGTTCCGCAACAAGCCAGCATCGACGAGATCTCGGGCCACTCGCTTCACATGAAGTACGAAGTGAACCCGAACCTGGAAATCCGCTCGATCACCGCCTTCCGCGAAGTGTGGGTTGAGCAGTACGACAACGCTGGCGGTCCGAACCGTCCGCCGGTGTTCCAGCCGAACGCTCCGGAAGGCAACTCGGCGCGCAACTTCTCGCGCTACAGCCTGTCGGACATGGAACAGTTCCAGCGCAGCCAGGAGTTCCAGTTCGTCGGTTCGGCCTTCGAGGATCGCCTCGATTACGTCGTCGGCCTCTACTACTTCAACGAAAAGGCCTGGGAAGAAGCGGCGACGCCGAGCACCCTGACCTACGTCGGCTCGAACGGTAACTACGTGGTCCGTGATCCGAAGACCGCCGGCATCACCCGCGGCTTCCGCGCCATCGACCGCGGCAGCGTGGCCAAGTCGACCAGCAAGGGCATCTACGTCCACACGGTCTACAACCCGCCGATCCTCAACGACCAGATGAAGATCACCCTGGGCGGCCGCTACACCTCGGACGACAAGGAAGGCACGCTCTACAAGGTCAGCAACACGGCGCGTAACTTCCAGTTCGAACTGGAAGAGAACCGCTTCGACCCGACCGTGACCATCGGCTTCGACGTGACCCCGGACATCAACGTCTACGGCACGTTCTCGACCGGCTACCGCGCCGGCGGCGCCAACTCGCGCTCGCTGTCCTACGCGCCCTTCGAGTTGGAAGAAGTCGAAAGCTTCGAAATCGGCCTGAAGGCGCTCCTGCTGGACCGCTTCAACGTCAACCTGGCGCTGTTCGACATGAACCGCACCAACACCCAGATCGAGTTCACCCTGGTTGCTCCGGACCCCGTCACGGGCAACACCCGCAACACGGTGGAAACGGTCAACGCTCCGGGCACCAGCGACATCCGCGGTCTCGAGTTCGACGTCTCCGGTCGCATCACCGAGAACCTGCGCGCCAGCTTCGCCTACGCCTACACCGAGACGAACGTTCCGGACGCCCGCAACCCGTTCCCGGCCTCGGCGAACTGCCCGGCCTGCGGCACGATCCAGCCGGTGTACATCATCTACACCCCCAAGCACGCGCTCAGCGGCTCGCTGGACTATGTGCAACCGCTGGAATTCGCGGACCTGCGCCTGCACCTGGACGCCAACTTCTCGACCGGCACCCAGAGCTTCGAACAGTCGCCGGAAAAGACCGACGACGCCTTCGTGGTCAACGCCCGCGCCTCGCTCGCCAACTGGCAAGTGGCTGAAGGCCAGAACATCACGGTGTCGGTCTGGTCGCGTAACCTGCTCAACAACGACTACATCTACCGTCGCTCGACGGAAGGTCGTTCGGGCTCGAACGCCATCGGCGACTACGCCAACTTCAACGAGCCCCGGACCTTTGGTCTGGAAATCAGCCTGAAGTACTAG